A single window of Nicotiana sylvestris chromosome 5, ASM39365v2, whole genome shotgun sequence DNA harbors:
- the LOC104244294 gene encoding O-fucosyltransferase 39-like isoform X1 — MRMRGGAIAGVFVLLLPIFFASLFSHASPTILKDLNAPKFRHSRLAKSALLRQTSNEEQSELWTPLAHQGWKPCTESDGASTVPEKSEGYVQVFLDGGLNQQRMGICDAVVVAKILNATLVIPQLEVNPVWQDSSSFMDIFDVDHFINVLKDDVSIVKELPDEFSWSTREYYGTAIRPTRIKTAPVHASANWYLENVSPVLQSYGIAAIAPFSHRLTFDNMPKYLQHLRCKVNFQALAFVPHVRHLGDALINRLRNPPSEGNMVSNNYLREVTDLKPKQGAGKFAVLHLRFDKDMAAHSACDFGGGKAENLALAKYRQVIWGGRVINSQFTDEELRSQGRCPLTPEEVGLLLAALGFDNSTRLYLASHKVYGGERRISALRNLFPLMEDKKSLASSEERALIKGKASLLAAVDYYVGMHSDIFVSASPGNMHNAMVGHRTYNNMKTIRPNMALLGQLFLNKTLTWPEFQESVVEGHKNRQGQIRLRKPKQSLYTYPAPDCMCQA, encoded by the exons ATGAGAATGAGAGGAGGTGCTATAGCTGGTGTTTTTGTGCTTCTTTTGCCTATTTTCTTTGCTAGTCTTTTCAGCCATGCTTCCCCCACCATTCTCAAG GATTTGAATGCTCCAAAATTCAGGCACTCACGTCTTGCTAAGAGTGCTTTACTACGCCAAACT TCCAATGAAGAACAGTCAGAGCTTTGGACGCCTTTGGCGCACCAAGGATGGAAACCTTGTACCGAATCTGATGGTGCCTCCA CAGTACCTGAAAAGTCTGAGGGATACGTTCAAGTGTTCCTTGATGGAGGACTAAATCAACAGAGAATGGGG ATTTGCGATGCAGTTGTCGTTGCCAAAATTCTGAATGCCACACTTGTGATCCCTCAGTTGGAAGTAAATCCTGTTTGGCAAGATTCAAG CTCATTCATGGATATCTTTGATGTGGATCACTTCATCAATGTATTGAAAGACGATGTATCTATAGTCAAAGAGTTGCCTGATGAATTCTCTTGGAGCACACGAGAATATTATGGCACAGCTATTCGACCTACAAGAATCAAGACTGCTCCGGTTCATGCTTCAGCAAATTGGTACTTAGAGAATGTTTCACCTGTCCTACAAAG TTACGGAATTGCTGCTATAGCGCCATTTTCTCATCGCCTGACGTTCGACAACATGCCCAAATACCTCCAACACCTACGATGTAAAGTCAACTTTCAAGCATTGGCCTTTGTTCCTCATGTCAGACATCTCGGGGATGCCCTTATCAATCGCCTCAGGAATCCTCCTAGTGAAGGCAACATGGTTAGTAACAACTACCTCAGAGAAGTTACCGATCTTAAGCCCAAACAAGGAGCAGGCAAGTTTGCTGTTCTCCACCTTCGCTTCGACAAG GATATGGCAGCTCATTCAGCTTGTGATTTTGGTGGTGGCAAGGCTGAAAATTTGGCTCTAGCTAAATACCGGCAAGTAATTTGGGGAGGAAGGGTCATCAACTCTCAGTTTACTGATGAAGAGTTAAGGAGTCAAGGACGGTGCCCATTGACCCCCGAAGAAGTTGGATTGCTGCTGGCAGCTTTGGGATTCGACAACAGCACTCGCCTATATCTTGCCTCCCATAAG GTTTATGGCGGGGAGCGCCGTATTTCGGCCTTGAGAAATTTGTTTCCCCTGATGGAAGACAAAAAGAGCCTTGCATCTTCTGAGGAAAGAGCTCTTATCAAAGGAAAGGCTTCCTTATTGGCTGCAGTTGATTATTATGTTGGCATGCACAGTGATATATTTGTCTCTGCCTCCCCTGGAAATATGCACAACGCGATG GTGGGACACAGAACATACAACAATATGAAGACAATAAGGCCAAACATGGCATTATTAGGCCAGCTATTCCTGAATAAGACACTGACTTGGCCTGAGTTTCAAGAATCAGTAGTTGAAGGCCACAAGAACAGACAAGGGCAAATTAGACTTCGCAAACCAAAGCAATCCCTTTATACATATCCTGCTCCTGATTGCATGTGCCAAGCTTGA
- the LOC104244294 gene encoding O-fucosyltransferase 39-like isoform X2, with product MRMRGGAIAGVFVLLLPIFFASLFSHASPTILKDLNAPKFRHSRLAKSALLRQTSNEEQSELWTPLAHQGWKPCTESDGASIPEKSEGYVQVFLDGGLNQQRMGICDAVVVAKILNATLVIPQLEVNPVWQDSSSFMDIFDVDHFINVLKDDVSIVKELPDEFSWSTREYYGTAIRPTRIKTAPVHASANWYLENVSPVLQSYGIAAIAPFSHRLTFDNMPKYLQHLRCKVNFQALAFVPHVRHLGDALINRLRNPPSEGNMVSNNYLREVTDLKPKQGAGKFAVLHLRFDKDMAAHSACDFGGGKAENLALAKYRQVIWGGRVINSQFTDEELRSQGRCPLTPEEVGLLLAALGFDNSTRLYLASHKVYGGERRISALRNLFPLMEDKKSLASSEERALIKGKASLLAAVDYYVGMHSDIFVSASPGNMHNAMVGHRTYNNMKTIRPNMALLGQLFLNKTLTWPEFQESVVEGHKNRQGQIRLRKPKQSLYTYPAPDCMCQA from the exons ATGAGAATGAGAGGAGGTGCTATAGCTGGTGTTTTTGTGCTTCTTTTGCCTATTTTCTTTGCTAGTCTTTTCAGCCATGCTTCCCCCACCATTCTCAAG GATTTGAATGCTCCAAAATTCAGGCACTCACGTCTTGCTAAGAGTGCTTTACTACGCCAAACT TCCAATGAAGAACAGTCAGAGCTTTGGACGCCTTTGGCGCACCAAGGATGGAAACCTTGTACCGAATCTGATGGTGCCTCCA TACCTGAAAAGTCTGAGGGATACGTTCAAGTGTTCCTTGATGGAGGACTAAATCAACAGAGAATGGGG ATTTGCGATGCAGTTGTCGTTGCCAAAATTCTGAATGCCACACTTGTGATCCCTCAGTTGGAAGTAAATCCTGTTTGGCAAGATTCAAG CTCATTCATGGATATCTTTGATGTGGATCACTTCATCAATGTATTGAAAGACGATGTATCTATAGTCAAAGAGTTGCCTGATGAATTCTCTTGGAGCACACGAGAATATTATGGCACAGCTATTCGACCTACAAGAATCAAGACTGCTCCGGTTCATGCTTCAGCAAATTGGTACTTAGAGAATGTTTCACCTGTCCTACAAAG TTACGGAATTGCTGCTATAGCGCCATTTTCTCATCGCCTGACGTTCGACAACATGCCCAAATACCTCCAACACCTACGATGTAAAGTCAACTTTCAAGCATTGGCCTTTGTTCCTCATGTCAGACATCTCGGGGATGCCCTTATCAATCGCCTCAGGAATCCTCCTAGTGAAGGCAACATGGTTAGTAACAACTACCTCAGAGAAGTTACCGATCTTAAGCCCAAACAAGGAGCAGGCAAGTTTGCTGTTCTCCACCTTCGCTTCGACAAG GATATGGCAGCTCATTCAGCTTGTGATTTTGGTGGTGGCAAGGCTGAAAATTTGGCTCTAGCTAAATACCGGCAAGTAATTTGGGGAGGAAGGGTCATCAACTCTCAGTTTACTGATGAAGAGTTAAGGAGTCAAGGACGGTGCCCATTGACCCCCGAAGAAGTTGGATTGCTGCTGGCAGCTTTGGGATTCGACAACAGCACTCGCCTATATCTTGCCTCCCATAAG GTTTATGGCGGGGAGCGCCGTATTTCGGCCTTGAGAAATTTGTTTCCCCTGATGGAAGACAAAAAGAGCCTTGCATCTTCTGAGGAAAGAGCTCTTATCAAAGGAAAGGCTTCCTTATTGGCTGCAGTTGATTATTATGTTGGCATGCACAGTGATATATTTGTCTCTGCCTCCCCTGGAAATATGCACAACGCGATG GTGGGACACAGAACATACAACAATATGAAGACAATAAGGCCAAACATGGCATTATTAGGCCAGCTATTCCTGAATAAGACACTGACTTGGCCTGAGTTTCAAGAATCAGTAGTTGAAGGCCACAAGAACAGACAAGGGCAAATTAGACTTCGCAAACCAAAGCAATCCCTTTATACATATCCTGCTCCTGATTGCATGTGCCAAGCTTGA